Part of the Natrarchaeobius halalkaliphilus genome is shown below.
GGACGACTGGGTCTTTCCGAGCTATCGCGAACACGGCGTCGGCCTCGTTCGCGGGCTGTCGCTCGAGCGAACGCTGCTCTACTGGATGGGCCACGAGCAGGGGAGCTACGTCCCGGAAGACGTCAACGTCTTCTCGGTCGCGGTTCCGATCGCGACCCAGATCCCGCACGCGGTCGGGGCGGCGTGGGCCTCCCGGCTGCGAGGCGAGCGGAACGCGTTCCTCTGTTACTTCGGCGACGGGGCGACCTCGGAGGGCGATTTCCACGAAGGGCTGAACTTCGCCGGCGTCTTCGACACGCCGACCGTCTTCTTCTGTAACAACAACCAGTGGGCCATCTCGGTCCCTCGCGAACGCCAGACCGCAAGCGCCACTTTGGCCCAGAAGGCGTCCGCCTACGGCTTCGAGGGCGTTCAGGTCGACGGCATGGACCCGCTCGCGGTCTACAAGGTCACCAGAGACGCCGTCGAGAAAGCCAGGGATCCGGGAGCGGGCGAACTCCGACCGACGCTGATCGAGGCCGTTCAGTACCGCTTCGGTGCCCACACGACCGCCGACGACCCGTCCGTCTACCGCGACGCCGACGAAGTCGAACGCTGGAAGCAGAAGGACCCGATCCCGCGTCTCGAGAACTACCTTCGCCGTCGGGACGTCCTCGACGACGGGCGCGTCGACGCGATCGAGGACCGGATCGAAGACCGGGTCGCAGAGGCGATCGAGACCGCCGAGGCGAGCACCCGGCCCGAACCGGACGAGATCTTCGCACACGTCTACGAGGGGATGCCCAAACGATTACGTCGCCAGCTCGAGTACGTGGAATCGATTCGCGACCGACACGGCGACGACGCGTTACTGGAGGGATAACATGGCCGCAGAATCGGAACAGCTCACCCTGGTACAGGCGGTTCGGGACGGATTACACACGGAGATGGAACGCGACGAGGACGTCGTCGTCATGGGCGAGGACGTCGGAAAAAACGGCGGCGTCTTTCGCGCGACCGAGGACCTCTACGAGGAGTTCGGGGAGAACCGCGTCATCGACACACCGCTTGCCGAATCCGGGATCGTCGGCACGGCGATCGGCATGGCC
Proteins encoded:
- the pdhA gene encoding pyruvate dehydrogenase (acetyl-transferring) E1 component subunit alpha, which gives rise to MSTIQRDPRDRVQVLDEAGRVLEDADVPDLSEAKLVEMYEQMRLARRFDERAVSLQRQGRMGTFPPLSGQEGSQIASAHALEEDDWVFPSYREHGVGLVRGLSLERTLLYWMGHEQGSYVPEDVNVFSVAVPIATQIPHAVGAAWASRLRGERNAFLCYFGDGATSEGDFHEGLNFAGVFDTPTVFFCNNNQWAISVPRERQTASATLAQKASAYGFEGVQVDGMDPLAVYKVTRDAVEKARDPGAGELRPTLIEAVQYRFGAHTTADDPSVYRDADEVERWKQKDPIPRLENYLRRRDVLDDGRVDAIEDRIEDRVAEAIETAEASTRPEPDEIFAHVYEGMPKRLRRQLEYVESIRDRHGDDALLEG